A part of Aegilops tauschii subsp. strangulata cultivar AL8/78 chromosome 2, Aet v6.0, whole genome shotgun sequence genomic DNA contains:
- the LOC109769610 gene encoding uncharacterized protein, giving the protein MAARWREVRDAPHRALSAVDSWHFCAKRSRQFMKGWGANVGRDIRERKKALLEGIQALDLRADAAGLSADEWMLRYDLEDQLTVIYTDEEAYWRLRGMQNWVLKGDANTAYSQAIANGRRRRNSIPLLWDGPTLLQRPEDIRAHVDGFYRDLFSASPRGGLALAQDIWPAHCCVSPADNAALTAPFSEVEVWEAIKGMNPSSAPGPDGLPVKFSRPSGR; this is encoded by the coding sequence ATGGCCGCCAGGTGGCGCGAGGTGAGGGATGCCCCACACCGGGCCCTGTCAGCCGTTGATTCCTGGCACTTCTGCGCCAAGCGGTCACGGCAATTCATGAAAGGGTGGGGTGCAAACGTAGGCCGGGACATCCGTGAGCGGAAGAAAGCCCTCCTTGAGGGCATCCAGGCCCTCGATCTGCGGGCTGACGCCGCTGGCCTCTCGGCAGACGAATGGATGCTGAGATACGACTTGGAAGACCAGCTCACGGTCATCTACACTGACGAGGAGGCATACTGGCGCTTGCGGGGTATGCAGAACTGGGTCCTCAAGGGGGACGCTAATACTGCCTACTCCCAGGCTATTGCTAACGGCCGTAGACGCCGTAACTCCATCCCCCTCCTGTGGGATGGACCGACCCTCCTTCAGCGGCCGGAGGACATCCGGGCACATGTCGACGGCTTCTACAGAGACCTATTCTCTGCCTCCCCTCGAGGAGGTCTTGCACTAGCGCAAGATATCTGGCCTGCCCACTGTTGCGTCTCGCCTGCGGATAACGCGGCCCTCACGGCCCCGTTCTCAGAGGTGGAAGTGTGGGAGGCAATTAAGGGCATGAACCCTTCCTCGGCTCCCGGCCCGGATGGCCTCCCAGTGAAGTTTTCCAGACCTTCTGGGAGGTGA
- the LOC109769597 gene encoding protein SRC2 homolog: MAYRMLEVTLQSARNLKNVNLMSRLEVYAVATISGDPMTRQCTPPDPYGGRHPTWNTTLRFTVPPTAAAGASGCLHVLLRTERSLGDRDVGEVVVPLTDILGLGGSFRDPRDLGPRPPQFAVYHVRRVHRPADTYGVLYLSYRLGGVVLPHQQPHPHAPHPHHDHMPSAAAAHEEHHVVAYPVARPSFHHHQPYAYMPGPALMPPPHSAQASSGSGGHMSSSPPSPRAYGGGGHMALAPPLSKAYGYGHLSMPPLQASGHTATQLQASGHTATPPAPQKAAAGYNVNAGALPWTTARSNGSADFGMGLSAGDMMSDAAAYNAGYRAGMAREWSGARGAVY; the protein is encoded by the coding sequence ATGGCGTACAGAATGCTGGAGGTGACCCTCCAGTCGGCCAGGAACCTCAAGAACGTGAACCTCATGTCGCGCCTCGAGGTGTACGCCGTGGCCACCATCTCCGGCGACCCCATGACGCGCCAGTGCACCCCGCCGGACCCCTACGGCGGCCGCCAccccacctggaacaccacgctCCGCTTCACCGTcccgcccaccgccgccgccggcgccagCGGCTGCCTCCACGTGCTCCTCCGCACCGAGCGCTCCCTCGGCGACCGCGACGTCGGCGAGGTCGTCGTCCCGCTCACCGACATCCTCGGCCTCGGCGGCTCCTTCCGCGACCCGCGCGACCTCGGCCCCCGCCCGCCGCAGTTCGCCGTCTACCACGTCCGCAGGGTGCACCGCCCCGCCGACACCTACGGCGTTCTCTACCTCTCCTACCGCCTCGGCGGCGTCGTCTTGCCGCACCAGCAGCCTCATCCTCATGCGCCGCACCCGCACCACGACCACATGCCGAGCGCCGCTGCCGCTCACGAAGAGCACCACGTCGTCGCGTACCCGGTGGCGCGGCCGTCGTTCCATCATCACCAGCCGTACGCCTACATGCCGGGCCCGGCGCTCatgccgccgccgcactccgcgCAGGCTTCTTCCGGTTCCGGCGGGCACATGTCGTCCTCGCCGCCGTCTCCACGGGCTTATGGTGGTGGTGGGCATATGGCCCTCGCTCCGCCGCTTTCAAAGGCTTACGGTTACGGGCACCTGTCGATGCCGCCGCTCCAAGCCTCCGGGCACACGGCCACGCAGCTCCAAGCCTCTGGGCACACGGCCACGCCGCCGGCGCCTCAAAAAGCAGCAGCCGGGTACAACGTTAACGCAGGCGCCTTGCCATGGACGACTGCGAGGAGTAACGGCAGCGCGGACTTCGGCATGGGGCTGAGCGCCGGCGACATGATGTCCGACGCCGCGGCGTACAACGCCGGGTACAGGGCGGGGATGGCCCGCGAGTGGAGCGGGGCCCGCGGGGCCGTGTACTAG